The sequence CGATACTCGCTCAAGTTAAATGTCTGGTAGCCATATTCCTTCCGGATTTCCTCCAGGTGCTCGTATTTCGTTGCTTCCCGTTCGCCGTAAGATGTAAAAGACTCCACATCGGCATTGATTTGCTTTGCAATATAACGAAGAACTTGAACCGGCACTTCCTTTATATCAGAAAGCGTCCAGCCAAGATAACGAAGTACACACAGCTGAACGGCAAAGCCGAGTCGATTATAATCTCTGCGCCGCTGCTGGATGATTTCAAGGTCATGCTGTGTAAATGTGAAATGAGTACTGATCAAACCGTTCCTCTTTCAATGAGTTTAAAGGACTATTTGTTATCCAGCTGCATAGCCGGACCGAAGAATTCATGGTAAATCTGTTCGTTCTTTAAACCTATTTCCAATAATCCCCGAATAATGGATTCCATGAATGGAACCGGTCCGCATACATACACGTCTCCGGAAGTATCGATAAACTCCTCCAGAACTTTGCGCGAGATGTAGCCGTCCGGTTTATCCGAATAGAACGTTTTGTACTTCACATTGCTCATATTTGCTGTATGTTTTTCCACATCGCCTTGAAAAGCGGCAAGCGCTTCATTGCGCGCAGCATGCAGAAAGACGGTTGGACGGTCAGGCGTTATGGTCGATACCGTCTCTAGCATGCCCATCATCGGCGTAATGCCGACACCGCCTGAAATAAAGGCCACAGGCTTTGTTTTCGTCGTGTCTAGCACAAATTCACCGGCAGGGGCGCTCACCTCTATAGTATTCCCTTCATGGACCTGCTCGTGAAGATAAATGGAGACGACGCCATTTGGATCCTTGTCGGCTTCGCGTTTTACAGAGATTCGGAACTCATCCGGTCTTGGCGCCTGTGAGAGGCTGTATTGACGGATCATCATGTATTTCTCACCCGGTATGGAGACACGAATGGAGATGTACTGGCCCGGTTTGTATTCCGGAACATTCGAACCGTCTGCCGGCTTTAGATAGAATGATGTGATGGTGTCGCTTTCTTTTACTTTCCGTGCTACGATAAACGATTTAAAGAAGTTCCAGCCGTTGTCCTGTTCACGCGACTCTTTGTACATATTGGCTTCAACGCTTATAAAGGCATCTGCGATGACACCGTAGGCTTCCGCCCATGCGCCCAGAATGTCATCCGTCGCCGCTTCCCCTAATACTTCCTTGATCGCTTTCAGTAAATGCTCGCCGACGATCGGATAATGCTCCGCCTTGACTCCGAGACTGACGTGCTTATGCGCAATTTGGACAACTGCCGGTAAAATATTCTCCAGGTTGTCAATATGGACAGCCGCCGCATAAACCGTATTCGCAAGCGCTGCCTGTTGGCGGCCTTGAGCCTGGTTGGTATGATTGAAAATATTCAGTAGCTCAGGATGAGCGGCAAACATATTCCGGTAGAACACAGATGTAATTGCAGTGCCGTGCTCTGCCAAGACAGGTGCTGTCGATTTGACGATGTCTCTCGTTCTTTGGGATAATATGATGATTCACTCCTTTTTTCAATATCTATAGCTCAACTATAAACTTAATCTAAAATTAAAGATATATTTTAAATACATCTTTAACAAAATGGACAAAATATTTAGGTTGATATGTAATAATAATCACATACTATCACTCTCAACAGGAGGGTAATAATGAGACTTACGATGTACACTGATTTTTCACTGCGGATTCTTCTGTATCTGGGGACGAAAGAGCGAAGCGAACGGTCAACCATTCAGGAAATATCGGATGCGTATAACATATCCAAAAACCATTTGGTCAAAGTTGCACATGAACTTGGCAAAGCGGGGTATATCGAAACGGTGAGAGGTAGGGGAGGCGGCATCCGGCTGGCGCATGCACCTGAAGAAATCAACATCGGAGAAGTCATACGGAGGATGGAAGACGATTTCCACCTCGTCGAATGCTTCAATCCCGCCGGAAACGGGTGTCCGATCACCCCGGTCTGCGGACTGAAAGGCGTTCTCGGGAAAGCGCTGAATGCTTATCTGCAAGTGCTTGACGAATACACACTCGAGGATTTACTGGTGAATAAAAACGGGCTAAAAGTGATTTTACAGCAGCAGAATGCGTAAAGATCCCGACCAAGACTGACTCTTATATTTTAGGTTTCCACAGCATAGGAGCGGTCTCCCCTGTCAGGTAGATCGCTCCTTGAACGGACTGATTATTGGGCGGCATTCTTAAGGTCGATCCGGATTTCCAGGTCGTCCACAAACTGGCTGTTTTTGATTTCCTTCGGGAAGTCTCCGTCATTGTTCTTGAACGGTTTCAGGATCAAATATTTAGTCCGACTGCTTGCGGAAGCATAATGCCCGGTTATTGTGAATTTGTTGCCTTGAATAACGCCTTGGCCGCCCAGACGGTCCAGCAGATGGCCCTGATCGTCGTAAACTGCCACATTCGTATAAATCAGATCATGCTCATCCTGCTTAGAGAGCGGCGTTTTCGACACTTTTTCCAGAGAGTATTCCAGCCTTGTGGTGATCGGAGTAACATCGACCGCATTTGCGGTAAAGATCAGGTCGCCCGCGGTTTTGACCGCATGCGGTTTGAGACTGATGACATTGTCAGTCTTCTTCGTAAAAGGAACATTGAGCGTAAAGGTATGATCGATACCGGCCAGCTTCACTTCCACCTTCGCGTCAAAAGCGTCCGGGGCCGTAATTTTGTTCTTTCGGGCGAAGGGTTAAGGGTTTGCTCAACAATAATCGTATTCGGATGGTCTTTTCCCGCTCCCCAATACTGGCCTCCTCCGCCTAAAGAGTCAAACTCTCCGCCATTCCCCTTAAAGGTAATAGCGTCAATCGCACTGCTAAGTTTTACGGGACCTTTGTCCGTAACGTACATTCCGTCTTTCAGATTCGGCGCCGCCACAGTCAGCGCGTATACAGCGCGGGTTCCGTCGAACACGGTTTCTGTAACTTCCAGCTTCACATCTTTATAGGACACGTCGCTGTTAACCTGTGAAGTCAAGCCTTCATTGGCCGCGTTTTGCAGTCCAAGATCACGCTCTATAGAGCTGAACAGGCTGCCGATCAACGGAATTTGCCGAATGGAATCAGCCATAGCGGGTGAAGCGAAGCCCGAGGCGAACAAGGTTACACCAAGGATGGCTGCCA is a genomic window of Paenibacillus durus ATCC 35681 containing:
- the hmpA gene encoding NO-inducible flavohemoprotein, producing the protein MLSQRTRDIVKSTAPVLAEHGTAITSVFYRNMFAAHPELLNIFNHTNQAQGRQQAALANTVYAAAVHIDNLENILPAVVQIAHKHVSLGVKAEHYPIVGEHLLKAIKEVLGEAATDDILGAWAEAYGVIADAFISVEANMYKESREQDNGWNFFKSFIVARKVKESDTITSFYLKPADGSNVPEYKPGQYISIRVSIPGEKYMMIRQYSLSQAPRPDEFRISVKREADKDPNGVVSIYLHEQVHEGNTIEVSAPAGEFVLDTTKTKPVAFISGGVGITPMMGMLETVSTITPDRPTVFLHAARNEALAAFQGDVEKHTANMSNVKYKTFYSDKPDGYISRKVLEEFIDTSGDVYVCGPVPFMESIIRGLLEIGLKNEQIYHEFFGPAMQLDNK
- a CDS encoding RrF2 family transcriptional regulator; its protein translation is MRLTMYTDFSLRILLYLGTKERSERSTIQEISDAYNISKNHLVKVAHELGKAGYIETVRGRGGGIRLAHAPEEINIGEVIRRMEDDFHLVECFNPAGNGCPITPVCGLKGVLGKALNAYLQVLDEYTLEDLLVNKNGLKVILQQQNA
- a CDS encoding DUF5643 domain-containing protein — its product is MKLAGIDHTFTLNVPFTKKTDNVISLKPHAVKTAGDLIFTANAVDVTPITTRLEYSLEKVSKTPLSKQDEHDLIYTNVAVYDDQGHLLDRLGGQGVIQGNKFTITGHYASASSRTKYLILKPFKNNDGDFPKEIKNSQFVDDLEIRIDLKNAAQ
- a CDS encoding DUF4179 domain-containing protein; the encoded protein is MNQFDLDKQLKAEKDNEAPMSDFVRGRLEETYASISGGKMNIGARPERTGKRRFLGTGAVAAILGVTLFASGFASPAMADSIRQIPLIGSLFSSIERDLGLQNAANEGLTSQVNSDVSYKDVKLEVTETVFDGTRAVYALTVAAPNLKDGMYVTDKGPVKLSSAIDAITFKGNGGEFDSLGGGGQYWGAGKDHPNTIIVEQTLNPSPERTKLRPRTLLTRRWK